Part of the Nocardioides perillae genome is shown below.
CGCACGAGGATGTGGCGGATGGCGGTGGAGTCCATCAGCGGGTCGTAGGCCGGGAGGATCGCGCCGCCCGGGATGCCGAAGACGTGCTCGGCGCCTGCGCACTCCAGCGACTTGACCAGGCTCTCCGCCCCGGTCACCGCCGCGCCCTGCTCGCTCATCTCGTCCGTCCTTGTCCTCGTGCCGGGCGCTCGCACCCGACCTCGCCAACCCAACAAAAAACCCTCCGGCCGAGTCGGCGAGCGGAGGGGAAGACGCGCAGCTGGGACCCGTCGGGGTCTCAGTCCACGCGTCGCGTGCGTACGAGGAGGTCGTCGCGCATGCGCCTACGGTCGCCGCCGGGGCGATCCGGCGTCAACCATACTGGCACGGTCGTCCCACATCTCGGGACGCGGGTCCCGGCATGTGGTCACCACGGGGCGCCCGACGCCTCAGCCGCGGCCCTGCGGAGTGCACACGCACACCCGGTTGCCCTCGGGGTCCGCCAGCACCCAGTACGCCGGCGCGTCGGCGTCGCTGACGAGGCTGCCGCCCGCGTCGAGCGCCGCCTGCACCCGCGCCTCGGCGTCGGCGGGGTCGACCCACACGTCGGGGTGCCAGGCCTGGGGTGGCTCCCCGGGCTGCGGGTCGTGGGCCGGGTCGGGGGCCTGGAACCAGACGTCGGGCAGGCCGCGCGGGCTGCCGACGACCTCGTCGCGCTCGACCTGCGCGCCGAGGACGGCCGCCCAGAAGCGGGCCTGCTCGGGGCCGCGAGCGGTGTCGAGGCCGAGCTCGACCGCACCGAGGTGCGACGGGTCGGACCGGGCACCGACCTCGGCCGCGAGCGCGCTCACCGCACGGGCGAGGTCGACGTCGCGGCTGGTCAGGCCGCCGACGTCGTGGCTCGTGAGCCGCACGGTCACCGACCCGTAGGTCAGGACGACGTCGGGGTGGTGGTCAGCGGCCTCGGCGGCGGCCCCCACCCGCGCGACCAGGGCCAGGCCGGTCGCGAAGTCGGCGGTGGCGAAGCGTGCCACCAGCTCGGAGCGCAGGTGGCGCCAGTCGGCGAGGCCCGCCGCGGCCACGTCGGGCGCGGTGAGCAGGCGGCGCTGGTCGGAGGTCGGCGCACTCACGGCAGCACCGACTGCCCGATCTCGCCCGGGTTGCAGGCGACCTCCCAGCGGAAGCCGTCGGGGTCGGCGAAGTAGCCGGAGTAGCCGCCCCACGCGCGGTCCTGGCCTGCGGCGACCACCTCGCCGCCGGCGGCCTCGGCGTGCTGCAGCACGCGGTCGACACCGTCGGGTGTCGCGACGTTGTGCGACAGGGTGAGGGGCGGCACGCCACCGGTGGCCACCCGCTGGCCGATCTCCTCCTCGAAGGCCACGCGACTCCACAGCGAGAGCACCACCTTGTCGGCCACGCGGAACATCAGCACCTCGCCGGGCACGTGCACGGCCGGCTCCCAGCCGAGGCCGTCGACGTAGAACTGCCGGGTGGCCTGCAGGTCGGCCACCGCGAGGGTGACGAAGCTCAGTCGCTGGTCCATGGGCGCACCCTGCCAGGCCGGACCGACACGGGCCAGCGCCCGCGTCAGGCGCCGACGGCCTTCCGCCAGGCGCTGAACGAGCGCACCGGTGCGCGGCGCGGTCGCACCAGCCAGGGCCAGGGGTGCTGCTCGACGACGTCGAGGCGGGCGGCGCGGCGCCGCCAGCCCGGCACCGGCGCCCAGGTCGTGGCCAGGGGCGTGCCGGCGAGCTCGGCCACGACCGGCCCGCGGCGTACGACGAGGGGTCGGGTCGCGGCCAGGTCGCCGAGGGTCTCGGCGAGGAACACCAGCCGCTTGCCCGAGAGCCGCAGGCGGGCGAGGAGCGGCTCGTCGAAGCAGAAGACGGCCGGCCGGCCGGGGTCGGCGGCCAGGGCGGGGTCGTCGGTGCCCAGGGACTCGGCGGTGAGCCACACGGCCTCTCCCCCGCCGCCCTCCTGCCCACGCGGCCCGGCCGGGACCTCGTCCGCGCCCAGGTAGGGGCCGTCGACCGGTGCGCCGCGCTCCGCCTCGGGCCACTCCTGCACCGGGCAGGCGTCGCGCAGGGCGCAGCCGCGGCAGAGCTGGGGCGCCCGCTTCTCCACCTGCCACCGGCTGAAGCCGTAGGGCTTGCCGCTGCCGGTGCCGACCGTCCACTGCCAGCCGAGGCGGTTGGCCGCGCGCGAGCCGTCGAGCAGGTGGGTGAAGAAGGCGTCCTCGCCGGCGCGCCAGTCGGCACCGGCGCGCACCGCCCACTGCGAGGCCAGCCACATCCGGGTCTGGTTGACCAGCCAGCCGTCGCGCTCGAGCTCGCCGACGGTGGCCTGCATGCAGGCCATCTCGCGCGGCCAGGGGTCGCGCCAGGGGGCGTCGGTGCGCGGCTGCTCGTAGCGCAGCGACCGACCCAGCTCGTCGCCGGTGCGTGCGTGCAGGTGGCGGGCGTACTCCTGCCACAGCAGCTCGTCGCGGTACTTCCGCCGGTCGCCGGAGGGCGCGTCCGCGACGTGGTCCCACACCGTGCGCAGGGTGAGCAGGCCGTGGCGGACGTAGGGCGAGACCCGCGTCGCTCCGCGCCGCGACGGCGGCCAGACCTCGTTGCGCCGGCGGGCGTAGCCGGTGACGTCGAGCGCGGCCAGGGCCGCGTCGGCGGCGACCTGGCCGCCGCGGTGCCGTCCGGGCCGCACCCCGTCAGGGCCCTCGAGCGTCAGGTCGCCGAGGTGCGCCGCGACCCACGCGGCTGCGTCGTCCGTCGTCGCGCCCTTGCTCGGCGCGGGCGGGGTGGGGAGCTGCACGCCTCGATCGTGCCGGGTGGGGCGAAGCCTGCTCGTGCGCACCGGGGGAGCCTGGCGGCCCCGCTCGACCACCAGGGTGGGCCTGGCGGCCCGGCTCGGCCACCGGGGTGGGCCTGGCGGCCCGGCTCGACCCGCGGAGCGGCCGGCGCTCAGGCGAGCAGGTCGCGGACGGCGGCGAGACCCGTGCGGACCTCGGTGAACGACGTCGACAGCGGCGAGAGGCCGAGCCGCAGACCGCCGGGGTCGCGGTAGTCGGGCAGCACGTCGGCCTGCCACAGCGCGGCCACCACCTCGCGCATCCGCGGGTGCGACAGCGTCACGTGCCCGCCGCGCCGCTCAGGGTCGCGCGGCGAGGCCAGCGCGACGCCGAGGGGCGCAAGCCAGGCGTCGGCGAGGTCGACAGCGTAGGACGTGAGCGCCACGGACTTCTGCCTCACCGCGGGCATCCCCACGGCCGCGAGCAGCCTGAGCATGTCCTGCAGCGCCAGCATCCCGACGATCGGTGGTGTGCCCGACACCATGCGCCGGATGCCCGGCGCCGGCACCCAGTCGGGCCCCATCGCGAACGGGTCGGCGTGCCCCATCCAGCCGGTGACCGGCTGGTCGAGGCCCTCGTGGTGGCGCGCGGCGGCGTAGACGAAGGCGGGCGCCCCCGGGCCGCCGTCGAGGTACTTGTAGGTGCAGCCGACCGCGAGGTCGACACCCCAGTCGTCGAGCGCGAGCGGGACCGACCCGACCGAGTGCGAGAGGTCCCACAGCACGACGGCGCCGGCGTCGTGGGCCACGGCGGTGATCGCGGGCGCGTCGGCCAGCCACGCCGAGCGGTAGGCGACGTGGCTCAGCAGCACGACCGCGGTCCGCTCGCCCACGACCCCGGCCGCGTCGTCGACCGACACGCCTGCGGCAGGGTCGACCTCGATCCAGCGCAGCGTCAGCCCCAGCTCGCGCGCCACCGACGCCGCGACGTAGCGGTCGGTCGGGAAGTCGTCGCGGTTCAGCACCACTTCGGTGCGACCGGGCCGCAGCGCCACCGCGGCGCGCAGCGCCTTGTAGAGCAGCACGGTGGTCGAGTCACCCACCGCGACCTGGCCGGCGGCCGCCCCGAGGCAGGCCGCACCGATCCCGTCGCCGACGACCAGCGGCAGGTCCATCCACGCCTCGTCCCAGCCGCGGATCAGCCGCCCGCCCCACTCCTCCTCGACGAAGGTGCGCAGCCGCTCGCCGGTCACGCGCAGCGGGCGCCCCAGCGAGTTGCCGTCGAAGTAGACCAGCGGCGTCTCGGCCCCGACGAAGAGGTCGCGGTGCGGTCCCAGCGGGTCCGCTGCGTCGAGCCCGGCGGCGTACGCCGGGTCGGTCGGGTCGGTGGGAGGGGCCACCTCAGCTCGTGATTGCGCCGTGGGCGGCGGACTGCACGACCTTGGCGTACTTGCCGAGGACACCGCGGGTGTACTTCGGCGGGCGCGGCGCCCAGCCCTCGCGGCGGGTCGCGACCACGTCGTCCCACGACGAGCCGTCGGCGGGCTCGACCTCGAGCAGCCGGTTGGCCACGTCGAGGGTGATCCGGTCGCCGTCGGCCACGAAGGCGATCGGACCCGCGTCGACGGCCTCGGGCGCGACGTGGCCGACGCACAGGCCGGTCGTGCCGCCGGAGAAGCGGCCGTCGGTCAGCAGCAGCACGTCCTTGCCGAGGCCGGCGCCCTTGATGGCACCGGTGATGGCGAGCATCTCGCGCATGCCAGGTCCGCCCTTGGGGCCCTCGTAGCGGATGACCACGACGTCGCCGGCGACGATGCGGCCCTCGGCGAGCGCGTCCATCGCCGCCCGCTCGCCGTCGAAGACCCGGGCAGTGCCGGTGAAGACCGACTCGTCGAAGCCGGCCGACTTCACCACCGCGCCCTCGGGGGCCAGCGAACCCTTGAGGATCGTCAGGCCGCCGGTGCGGTGGATCGGCCGGTCGAGCCCGCGCAGCACCTCGCCGTCGACGGCGGGCGGCGCGATCTCGGCGAGGTTCTCGGCCATCGTCTTGCCGGTCACGGTCAGGACGTCGCCGTGCATGAGGCCCGCGTCGAGCAGCGCCTTCATCACGACGGGGATGCCGCCGACCTTGTCGACGTCGTTCATGACGAATCGCCCGAACGGCTTGAGGTCGCCGAGGTGCGGCACCTTGTCGCCCACCCGGTTGAAGTCGTCGATGGTCAGCTCGACCTCGGCCTCCCGGGCGATCGCGAGCAGGTGCAGCACGGCGTTGGTGGAGCCCCCGAGCGCCATGACGACGGCGATCGCGTTCTCGAAGGCCTCGCGCGTCATGATCTGGCGTGCGGTGATCCCCCGCCGCAGCATGCCGACGACCGCCTCGCCGGAGCGGTGGGCGAAGCCGTCGCGGCGGCGGTCGACCGCGGGCGGCGCGGCGGAGCCGGGCAGCGACATGCCCAGCGCCTCGCCGACCGAGGCCATCGTGTTGGCGGTGTACATGCCGCCGCACGCGCCCTCGCCGGGGCAGATCGCGCGCTCGATGCGGTCGACCTCCTCCCGCGTGATCTTGCCCGCCAGGCACGCGCCGACCGCCTCGAAGGCGTCGATGATGGTCACGTCGTTGCCGTCGACCTGGCCGGGCATGATCGAGCCGGCGTAGAGGAACACTGAGGCCAGGTCGAGCCGCGCCGCGGCCATCAGCATGCCGGGCAGCGACTTGTCGCAGCCGGCGAGCAGCACCGAGCCGTCGAGCCGCTCGGCGTTCATCACGACCTCGACGGAGTCGGCGATGACCTCGCGCGAGACCAGCGAGAAGTGCATGCCCTCGTGACCCATCGAGATGCCGTCGGAGACCGAGATGGTGCCGAACTCCAGCGGGTAGCCGCCGGCGGCGTGCACGCCGTTCTTGACGGCCTTGGCGAGCCGGTCGAGCGAGAGGTTGCAGGGGGTGATCTCGTTCCAGCTCGACGCGACGCCGATCTGCGGCTTCTCCCAGTCGTCGTCACCCATGCCGACGGCGCGCAGCATGCCGCGGGCGGCGGTCTTCTCGAGACCGTCGGTGACGTCGCGGGAGCGGGGCTTGAGGTCGGGCTGCTGTGCGGGCCCGTCGGTCCCGCCGGTGCTGCTGGTCATGGGCGCCAGCCTAGGTGGCCCCACCGCCGCCCGCGCCCCGGTCTCAACCGTGCGCCCGCGCGACCTAGCCTGGAGGGGTGAACCCGGAGACCCCTGCTCCCCCGTCCTCGCGCGTCGACTGGTCCAGCGTCGACGCGGTGCTCTTCGACCTCGACGGCGTGGTGACGCCGACCGCCGAGGTGCACATGCGTGCGTGGACCGAGCTGTTCACGACGTGGCTGGAGCAGCACCGCGAGGACCCGGCGTACGCCGGGGCCGACCTCGGGCCGTACACCGACGGCGACTACTTCGCCCACGTCGACGGCAAGCCGCGCTACGACGGCGTGCGCGACCTGCTCGCCTCGCGCGGTGTCACCCTCCCCGAGGGCACGCCCGACGACCCGCCGAGCGCCGAGACGGTCTGCGGCCTCGGCAACCGCAAGAACGACGCCTTCAACGCCGTGCTCGCGCGCGACGGGGTCGTGGCCTACCCCGGCTCGGTCGCCCTGCTCGACCACCTGCGCGAGCGGGGCCTGCCGCTCGCGGTCGTGTCCTCCTCGGCCAACGCTCCCGCCGTGCTGGAGGCGGCCGGGCTGCTCGACCGCTTCGCCACCGTCGTGAGCGGTGCGGTCGCCGTCGAGCTCGACCTGCCCGGCAAGCCCGCACCCGACACGTTCGTCCACGCGGCGCGCGTGCTCGGCGCGGAGCCGGACCGCGCGGTGGTGCTCGAGGACGCCGTCTCCGGCGTGCGCGCCGGGGTCGCCGGCGGTTTCGCGGTCGTCGTCGGCGTCGACCGCGGCGCGGGCGACGCGCTGGCCGCCGCCGGGGCCCACCTGGTCGTCGCGGACCTCGCCGAGCTCGTGGGGCCCGGCGCGTGAAGCGCGGCTACGACCCGGCCGACGACCCCGACCCGCTCGACCGGGGCCGCTTCCCGGTGGACCCGTGGCGGCTGGTCGAGACGGCCTACGACCCCGCTGACCTCGGCGTCACCGAGACCCTCTTCAGCGTCGGCAACGGCTACCTCGGGATGCGTGCCAACCCCGAGGAGGGGCGCGACGCCCACACCCACGGCACCTTCGTCAACGGCTTCCACGAGACCTGGGACATCCACCACGCCGAGTCGGCCTTCGGCTTCGCGCGGACGGGCCAGACGATCGTCAACGTGCCCGACGCCAAGGTCGTGAAGATCTACGTCGACGACGAGCCGCTGATCCTCGGCACGGCCGACCTCGAGCACTACGAGCGCTCCCTGGACTTCCGCGACGGGGTGCTGCGGCGCAGCCTGGTGTGGCGCACACCGGCCGGCAAGCGGGTGCGGGTGGAGTCGACCCGGTGCGTCTCGATGGTCGAGCGGCACCTCGCGCTGATCACGCTCGAGGTCGAGATGCTCGACGGCGACGCGCCGGTCGTCATCTCCTCGCAGATCCTCAACCGGCAGGACGGCGAGGACGAGTACCACGTGCCGGCCGCCGCCATGGGCGAGGGCGTGGACCCCCGCAAGGCCAGCCGCTTCACCGGTCGGGTGCTGCTGCCCCAGGCCCACACCGTCGACGGCGGCGACGACCGTGCCCGCATGCTGCTCGGCTTCCGCACCGCCCGCTCGGGCATGACGATCGCCGTGGCCGCCGACCACGTGCTGCGCACCGACGACGCGGTGGAGTGCGTGCGCAGCGCGGAGCCCGACCAGGCCAAGGCGGTCTACCGCGTGGCGGCGACCCGTGGCCGACCGGTCGTGCTGCACAAGTTCGTCAGCGTCCACACCTCCCGCGGCGTGCCCGTGCGTGAGCTGTCCGACCGGTGCGACCGCACCCTCGACCGCGCGCGCCGGCACGGCGTCGAGCACTACCACCGCGCCCAGCGGGAGTGGTACGACGCCTGGTGGGAGGACGCCGACGTCACCCTCCGCACCACCGGGGCCGACCCGGGCGCCGGCTCGGTGCACGCCGGCGAGGAGCGCGGCCACCTGCAACAGGCGGTCCGATTCAACCTGCTGGCACTGGCCCAGGCGAGCGCTCGCGCCGACCAGCAGGGCGTGCCGGCCAAGGGCGTGACGGGCTCGGGCTACGAGGGCCACTACTTCTGGGACACCGAGGTCTACGTCGCGCCCTTCCTCACCTACACGCGCCCCGAGGTCGCGCGCAACGTGCTCCACTTCCGCCGCCGGATGCTGCCCGCCGCGCGTGCCCGCGCCCGCGAGATGGCGCAGAGCGGCGCGCTCTTCCCCTGGCGCACCATCAACGGCGAGGAGGCCTCGGCCTACTACGCGGCCGGCACCGCGCAGGTCCACATCGACGCCGACGTCGCCTACGCCCTCGCGAAGTACGTCGACGCCACCGGCGACACCGGCTTCCTCGTGCGCGACGGGGTCGACGTGCTCGTCGAGACCGCGCGGATGTGGACCGAGCTGGGCTTCTGGCGCACCAACGGTGAGCCCTCCTTCCACATCCACGGCGTGACCGGCCCCGACGAGTACACGACGGTGGTCAACAACAACCTGTTCACCAACGTGATGGCGCGCCTCAACCTCGAGCGCGCCGCGGACGCCGTCGAGCAGGTGCGCGACCTCGACCGCGCGGCGTACGACCGGGCGGTGCACCGCCTCGACCTGCGCCCCGGCGAGGTGGAGGAGTGGCGCCGCTGCGCGGCCGGGATGACCATCCCCTTCGACGAGGGGCTGGGCATCCACCCCCAGGACGACCACTTCCTCGACCGCGAGGTCTGGGACCTCTCCCGCACCCCGAGCGAGCTGCGCCCCCTGCTGCTGCACTACCACCCGCTGGTGATCTACCGCTTCCAGGTGCTCAAGCAGGCCGACGTCGTGCTGGCGCTCTTCCTGCAGGGCGACCGCTTCACCCCGGAGCAGAAGAAGGCCGACTTCGAGTACTACGACCCGATCACGACGGGCGACTCCACGCTGTCCGCCGTCGTGCAGTCGGTCATCGCCGCCGAGGTGGGCTACCACGAGGTCGCCCTCGACTACTTCCACCGGGCGGCCTACGTCGACCTCGCCGACCTCCACGCCAACACCGTCGACGGCCTGCACATCGCGTCGGCCGGCGGTGTGTGGACCGCGCTGGTGGCCGGCTTCGGCGGCATGCGCGACCACGGTGGCCGGCTCCACCTCGACCCCCGGCTGCCCGTCGGGTGGGAGGAGCTGCGCTTCCGCCTGCGCTGGCGCGGCAGCAGGCTGCAGGTGACCGTGCGCGAGGCCCACCTCGACCTCGAGGTGCTCGAGGCCGGCGACGAGGCGGGCGTGGTGGTGGACGTGCGCGGCACCGACCACGAGGTCGCGCCCGGACGACCGGTCTCGCTCGACCTCGACGGGCACGGGCCGCGCCAGGACGGCACCCTCGGCACCCGCCCGCTGATCGGCGGACGGCGCGCGGACGGCAGCCGGATCACGGCCGGGGTGCCCGAGCCGGCCCACCGCGACCTGCACGACGGGCACCTGCCGCGACCCGACGTGCCCGAGGAGCAGACCGCCTCGCACGCCGGGCCGCGGCTCAGCAGCGAGCCGCCCGCAGGCACATGACGTCGGGGAGGTCGCGCGCGACCTCCCGCCAGCGACCCCCGTCGACCGACAGCCAGACGCTGCCGTTGCGCGCGCCCAGCCACAGACCCGACCGCTCGTGGTCGTCGGCGGTCATCGCGTCGCGCATCACCCCCACCCAGAAACCGTCGGGCAGGCCCTCGTCGTGGGCCGCCCAGGTCGCACCGGCGTCCGGGGAGCGCCACACGCGGGCGCGCCCCTCGGGCGGGAAGCGGCCCTCCCCGCCGCCGAGCGGGAAGACGTGGACGGTGTCGGGACGGTGGGGGTGCACCACGACCGGGAAGCCGAAGTCGCTCGGCAGCCCCGCGGCGATCGACGCCCACGAGCCGCCCTCGTCGTCCGAGCGGTAGACGCCGCCGTGGTTCTGCAGGAACAGCCGCTCGGGGTGCGCGGGGTGGCGCGCCACCTTGTGCACGCACTGGCCGAACTCCGGGTAGTGCGCGCCGTCGGGGAAGAACTCGGCCTTCAGGCCGCGGTTGCGCGGCTCCCAGGTCGCTCCGCCGTCGGTGGTGGCGTAGACCCCGCCGGTCGAGATCGCCGCCACCAGCCGGTCGGGGTCGGTCGGGTGCGGCAGCAGGGTGTGGAAGGCCTGTCCACCGAAACCCTCCCCCCACTCCGCGCGGTGCGGGTGGTCCCACAGCCCCCGCACCAGCTCCCAGGTCTCGCCGTCGTCGGTCGAGCGGAACACCGCGCCAGGCTCGGTGCCGGCCCACAGCTCGCCGGCCCGGGCACCGGGCTGCAGCTGCCACACGCGCTCGACCGAGGCGTCGACGTCGTCGGGGAAGCGTGGGACGCCCGCCTCGACCCACGTCTCACCCAGGTCGTCGGAGCGCACCAGCGTCGGCCCCAGCCACGACGACGCGGTGGCGGCCCACAGC
Proteins encoded:
- a CDS encoding FAD-binding domain-containing protein, producing the protein MQLPTPPAPSKGATTDDAAAWVAAHLGDLTLEGPDGVRPGRHRGGQVAADAALAALDVTGYARRRNEVWPPSRRGATRVSPYVRHGLLTLRTVWDHVADAPSGDRRKYRDELLWQEYARHLHARTGDELGRSLRYEQPRTDAPWRDPWPREMACMQATVGELERDGWLVNQTRMWLASQWAVRAGADWRAGEDAFFTHLLDGSRAANRLGWQWTVGTGSGKPYGFSRWQVEKRAPQLCRGCALRDACPVQEWPEAERGAPVDGPYLGADEVPAGPRGQEGGGGEAVWLTAESLGTDDPALAADPGRPAVFCFDEPLLARLRLSGKRLVFLAETLGDLAATRPLVVRRGPVVAELAGTPLATTWAPVPGWRRRAARLDVVEQHPWPWLVRPRRAPVRSFSAWRKAVGA
- a CDS encoding exo-alpha-sialidase, translating into MDGTEHGTGQGTEQGTGQGTEQGTGQDTVVLVGTRKGLWVGRSDGARAAWAWSGPHAAMTEVYACLVTPPSDSGPPRLWAATASSWLGPTLVRSDDLGETWVEAGVPRFPDDVDASVERVWQLQPGARAGELWAGTEPGAVFRSTDDGETWELVRGLWDHPHRAEWGEGFGGQAFHTLLPHPTDPDRLVAAISTGGVYATTDGGATWEPRNRGLKAEFFPDGAHYPEFGQCVHKVARHPAHPERLFLQNHGGVYRSDDEGGSWASIAAGLPSDFGFPVVVHPHRPDTVHVFPLGGGEGRFPPEGRARVWRSPDAGATWAAHDEGLPDGFWVGVMRDAMTADDHERSGLWLGARNGSVWLSVDGGRWREVARDLPDVMCLRAARC
- a CDS encoding aminotransferase class V-fold PLP-dependent enzyme gives rise to the protein MAPPTDPTDPAYAAGLDAADPLGPHRDLFVGAETPLVYFDGNSLGRPLRVTGERLRTFVEEEWGGRLIRGWDEAWMDLPLVVGDGIGAACLGAAAGQVAVGDSTTVLLYKALRAAVALRPGRTEVVLNRDDFPTDRYVAASVARELGLTLRWIEVDPAAGVSVDDAAGVVGERTAVVLLSHVAYRSAWLADAPAITAVAHDAGAVVLWDLSHSVGSVPLALDDWGVDLAVGCTYKYLDGGPGAPAFVYAAARHHEGLDQPVTGWMGHADPFAMGPDWVPAPGIRRMVSGTPPIVGMLALQDMLRLLAAVGMPAVRQKSVALTSYAVDLADAWLAPLGVALASPRDPERRGGHVTLSHPRMREVVAALWQADVLPDYRDPGGLRLGLSPLSTSFTEVRTGLAAVRDLLA
- the ilvD gene encoding dihydroxy-acid dehydratase, coding for MTSSTGGTDGPAQQPDLKPRSRDVTDGLEKTAARGMLRAVGMGDDDWEKPQIGVASSWNEITPCNLSLDRLAKAVKNGVHAAGGYPLEFGTISVSDGISMGHEGMHFSLVSREVIADSVEVVMNAERLDGSVLLAGCDKSLPGMLMAAARLDLASVFLYAGSIMPGQVDGNDVTIIDAFEAVGACLAGKITREEVDRIERAICPGEGACGGMYTANTMASVGEALGMSLPGSAAPPAVDRRRDGFAHRSGEAVVGMLRRGITARQIMTREAFENAIAVVMALGGSTNAVLHLLAIAREAEVELTIDDFNRVGDKVPHLGDLKPFGRFVMNDVDKVGGIPVVMKALLDAGLMHGDVLTVTGKTMAENLAEIAPPAVDGEVLRGLDRPIHRTGGLTILKGSLAPEGAVVKSAGFDESVFTGTARVFDGERAAMDALAEGRIVAGDVVVIRYEGPKGGPGMREMLAITGAIKGAGLGKDVLLLTDGRFSGGTTGLCVGHVAPEAVDAGPIAFVADGDRITLDVANRLLEVEPADGSSWDDVVATRREGWAPRPPKYTRGVLGKYAKVVQSAAHGAITS
- a CDS encoding VOC family protein encodes the protein MDQRLSFVTLAVADLQATRQFYVDGLGWEPAVHVPGEVLMFRVADKVVLSLWSRVAFEEEIGQRVATGGVPPLTLSHNVATPDGVDRVLQHAEAAGGEVVAAGQDRAWGGYSGYFADPDGFRWEVACNPGEIGQSVLP
- a CDS encoding beta-phosphoglucomutase family hydrolase, with the protein product MNPETPAPPSSRVDWSSVDAVLFDLDGVVTPTAEVHMRAWTELFTTWLEQHREDPAYAGADLGPYTDGDYFAHVDGKPRYDGVRDLLASRGVTLPEGTPDDPPSAETVCGLGNRKNDAFNAVLARDGVVAYPGSVALLDHLRERGLPLAVVSSSANAPAVLEAAGLLDRFATVVSGAVAVELDLPGKPAPDTFVHAARVLGAEPDRAVVLEDAVSGVRAGVAGGFAVVVGVDRGAGDALAAAGAHLVVADLAELVGPGA
- a CDS encoding glycoside hydrolase family 65 protein, with protein sequence MKRGYDPADDPDPLDRGRFPVDPWRLVETAYDPADLGVTETLFSVGNGYLGMRANPEEGRDAHTHGTFVNGFHETWDIHHAESAFGFARTGQTIVNVPDAKVVKIYVDDEPLILGTADLEHYERSLDFRDGVLRRSLVWRTPAGKRVRVESTRCVSMVERHLALITLEVEMLDGDAPVVISSQILNRQDGEDEYHVPAAAMGEGVDPRKASRFTGRVLLPQAHTVDGGDDRARMLLGFRTARSGMTIAVAADHVLRTDDAVECVRSAEPDQAKAVYRVAATRGRPVVLHKFVSVHTSRGVPVRELSDRCDRTLDRARRHGVEHYHRAQREWYDAWWEDADVTLRTTGADPGAGSVHAGEERGHLQQAVRFNLLALAQASARADQQGVPAKGVTGSGYEGHYFWDTEVYVAPFLTYTRPEVARNVLHFRRRMLPAARARAREMAQSGALFPWRTINGEEASAYYAAGTAQVHIDADVAYALAKYVDATGDTGFLVRDGVDVLVETARMWTELGFWRTNGEPSFHIHGVTGPDEYTTVVNNNLFTNVMARLNLERAADAVEQVRDLDRAAYDRAVHRLDLRPGEVEEWRRCAAGMTIPFDEGLGIHPQDDHFLDREVWDLSRTPSELRPLLLHYHPLVIYRFQVLKQADVVLALFLQGDRFTPEQKKADFEYYDPITTGDSTLSAVVQSVIAAEVGYHEVALDYFHRAAYVDLADLHANTVDGLHIASAGGVWTALVAGFGGMRDHGGRLHLDPRLPVGWEELRFRLRWRGSRLQVTVREAHLDLEVLEAGDEAGVVVDVRGTDHEVAPGRPVSLDLDGHGPRQDGTLGTRPLIGGRRADGSRITAGVPEPAHRDLHDGHLPRPDVPEEQTASHAGPRLSSEPPAGT
- a CDS encoding 4a-hydroxytetrahydrobiopterin dehydratase, which codes for MSAPTSDQRRLLTAPDVAAAGLADWRHLRSELVARFATADFATGLALVARVGAAAEAADHHPDVVLTYGSVTVRLTSHDVGGLTSRDVDLARAVSALAAEVGARSDPSHLGAVELGLDTARGPEQARFWAAVLGAQVERDEVVGSPRGLPDVWFQAPDPAHDPQPGEPPQAWHPDVWVDPADAEARVQAALDAGGSLVSDADAPAYWVLADPEGNRVCVCTPQGRG